From the genome of Calliopsis andreniformis isolate RMS-2024a unplaced genomic scaffold, iyCalAndr_principal scaffold0022, whole genome shotgun sequence, one region includes:
- the LOC143186649 gene encoding uncharacterized protein LOC143186649: MFFIKLQRLETSSEVELFSKHLRSQLRRRAHLSTVSAHSCPANESRGRRERIGEAKEREEGSLKSLVRFIYREKKGGLAGIGSKIGIGEREEVCAPDDARARKAKTVEGTKEGRRWLLRPSETRGTYYPRSRGPSDRRRAPEDRP; this comes from the exons ATGTTCTTTATCAAGTTGCAGCGCTTGGAAACTTCTTCTGAAGTGGAATTATTTTCTAAGCATTTGAGGTCTCA ACT ACGAAGGCGCGCGCATTTGTCCACCGTATCGGCGCATAGCTGTCCAGCTAACG AATCGAGAGGCAGGAGAGAGCGTATCGGAGAGGCGAAGGAGAGAGAAGAAGGATCGTTAAAGTCGCTAGTCCGATTTATTTATCGCGAGAAGAAAGGAGGCTTAGCGGGGATCGGTTCGAAG ATAGGGATCGGAGAACGCGAGGAGGTGTGCGCACCTGACGATGCGCGCGCGAGGAAGGCTAAGACAGTCGAAGGGACGAAGGAAGGCCGAAGGTGGCTTCTGCGGCCCTCGGAAACTCGTGGAACCTATTATCCGAG ATCACGAGGACCCAGTGATCGACGGAGGGCTCCAGAAGATCGACCGTGA